In the Gossypium raimondii isolate GPD5lz chromosome 9, ASM2569854v1, whole genome shotgun sequence genome, one interval contains:
- the LOC105799823 gene encoding transcription factor EMB1444 isoform X1, with product MANTALRQLLKSFCTNSLWKYAVLWRLRHRSPMVLTWEDGYCVYPIPRKSVESFSTDVYSNSENIPSHFEMSIRDGRYGEGYPIGLLVDHMPHLKYAWGEGFVGKVAYTGKHCWVSYDDIFAGKANSKLVPEYPEEWLLQFASGIKTIVLVPVLPHGVLQLGSLEMVAEDLSILSCIKDRFACKNIHTQLTSSEISSPFEKLVASSSALMGPLNSKDSNAVNSVEPNKLLALDHIVPLLSIQNEFKVPGILLPEILESESENRISVPPVSLSELASPLSQSVSVDQLAIGESELFGFYCLKEELQAYPECNAYRVGECGEILDEVMNPYPAGYFLEPLDIDDADFLNFPNECELQKELGAAFERQSCEYLWESSFLSEDLFRDHVDGIEPSLSVRGGDAEYLLQAVVGHVYDGSIDIPNRYTHLMASTGQLPVSSRPQSVKSDSTPSSRLTSPSVGGAKCNASSKILTSFKSTVSMLTDAENLRKDGYYTQSRKGKKQSSVSKKRARPGDNPRPRPRPRDRQMIQDRLKELRELVPNGAKYSIDALLDQTVKHMLYLRSVTNQAEKLRQWVHREVSDLKNTRSSQTKDDYQTGTSWAFEIGDERKVCPIVVEDLPYPGHLLIEMLCNEYGMFLEIAQVIRSFNLTILKGVTESCSNNTWAHFIVETSSGFHRLDIFWPLMNLLQRQRNPVSSKSER from the exons ATGGCGAATACTGCTTTAAGGCAGTTGTTGAAGAGTTTTTGCACTAATTCACTTTGGAAATATGCTGTGCTTTGGAGGCTCAGGCACCGAAGCCCCAT GGTTTTGACCTGGGAAGATGGGTATTGTGTTTATCCAATACCAAGAAAATCTGTGGAAAGTTTCTCAACTGATGTTTATTCTAACAGTGAGAATATCCCATCACACTTTGAAATGAGCATCCGTGATGGCCGTTATGGAGAAGGATACCCAATTGGCCTGTTAGTGGATCATATGCCGCATCTTAAATATGCATGGGGAGAGGG GTTTGTTGGTAAAGTAGCATATACGGGGAAGCATTGTTGGGTTTCCTATGATGATATTTTCGCTGGCAAAGCTAACTCGAAGTTAGTTCCCGAg TATCCGGAGGAATGGTTACTTCAGTTTGCATCAGGAATCAAG ACAATAGTGCTCGTACCTGTGCTTCCACATGGAGTTCTGCAGCTTGGTTCATTGGAGATG GTAGCTGAAGATTTGTCTATTCTTTCATGCATCAAAGATAGATTTGCCTGCAAGAACATTCACACCCAATTGACATCATCAGAAATATCAAGTCCTTTCGAGAAGTTAGTAGCGTCTTCAAGTGCATTGATGGGCCCACTGAACTCTAAAGATTCAAATGCTGTTAACAGTGTTGAACCAAATAAGCTTTTAGCTTTAGATCATATTGTGCCACTGTTAAGTATTCAGAATGAATTCAAGGTGCCTGGAATACTTCTCCCTGAGATTTTAGAAAGTGAGAGTGAGAATAGGATTAGTGTCCCACCAGTTAGCCTTAGTGAATTAGCGTCACCACTAAGCCAATCTGTAAGTGTTGATCAGCTTGCAATAGGGGAGAGTGAACTGTTTGGTTTCTATTGCCTTAAGGAGGAATTGCAAGCTTATCCTGAATGTAATGCTTACAGAGTGGGAGAGTGCGGAGAAATCTTAGATGAAGTTATGAATCCTTACCCTGCTGGATACTTTCTTGAACCACTTGATATTGATGATGCCGATTTCCTTAATTTTCCCAATGAATGTGAATTGCAGAAAGAACTAGGAGCAGCGTTTGAAAGACAGAGCTGTGAGTATTTGTGGGAGTCATCTTTTTTGAGTGAGGATCTATTTAGAGATCACGTTGATGGCATTGAGCCGTCATTGTCTGTAAGAGGAGGTGATGCAGAGTATCTGTTGCAAGCTGTGGTGGGCCATGTATATGATGGTTCTATTGATATTCCTAATAGATATACTCATCTCATGGCATCTACTGGACAGCTTCCTGTATCTTCTCGACCTCAAAGTGTAAAGAGTGATTCAACTCCATCGAGCAGACTTACATCTCCTTCTGTTGGTGGGGCCAAATGTAATGCTAGTTCTAAAATATTGACTTCTTTCAAGAGTACAGTAAGCATGTTAACTGATGCTGAGAATCTGAGAAAAGATGGCTATTACACACAAtctagaaaaggaaaaaagcaGTCCAGCGTCAGCAAAAAAAGGGCTAGACCTGGTGATAACCCAAGGCCAAGGCCAAGGCCAAGGGATAGGCAGATGATCCAGGATCGGCTTAAGGAGCTTCGAGAACTTGTTCCAAATGGTGCTAAG TATAGCATTGATGCTCTCTTGGACCAAACTGTTAAACACATGCTGTATTTGAGGAGTGTTACCAACCAAGCTGAGAAATTGAGGCAATGGGTGCATCGTGAG GTATCTGATCTCAAGAATACAAGGTCATCTCAAACCAAAGATGATTACCAAACTGGAACAAGCTGGGCTTTTGAGATTGGAGATGAACGGAAAGTATGCCCCATCGTTGTGGAAGATCTTCCATATCCAGGACACTTGCTCATAGAG ATGCTTTGCAATGAGTACGGTATGTTTCTTGAGATTGCTCAGGTGATTAGAAGCTTTAACTTAACAAT
- the LOC105799823 gene encoding transcription factor EMB1444 isoform X2, which produces MANTALRQLLKSFCTNSLWKYAVLWRLRHRSPMVLTWEDGYCVYPIPRKSVESFSTDVYSNSENIPSHFEMSIRDGRYGEGYPIGLLVDHMPHLKYAWGEGFVGKVAYTGKHCWVSYDDIFAGKANSKLVPEYPEEWLLQFASGIKTIVLVPVLPHGVLQLGSLEMVAEDLSILSCIKDRFACKNIHTQLTSSEISSPFEKLVASSSALMGPLNSKDSNAVNSVEPNKLLALDHIVPLLSIQNEFKVPGILLPEILESESENRISVPPVSLSELASPLSQSVSVDQLAIGESELFGFYCLKEELQAYPECNAYRVGECGEILDEVMNPYPAGYFLEPLDIDDADFLNFPNECELQKELGAAFERQSCEYLWESSFLSEDLFRDHVDGIEPSLSVRGGDAEYLLQAVVGHVYDGSIDIPNRYTHLMASTGQLPVSSRPQSVKSDSTPSSRLTSPSVGGAKCNASSKILTSFKSTVSMLTDAENLRKDGYYTQSRKGKKQSSVSKKRARPGDNPRPRPRPRDRQMIQDRLKELRELVPNGAKYSIDALLDQTVKHMLYLRSVTNQAEKLRQWVHREEFQIHRYLISRIQGHLKPKMITKLEQAGLLRLEMNGKYAPSLWKIFHIQDTCS; this is translated from the exons ATGGCGAATACTGCTTTAAGGCAGTTGTTGAAGAGTTTTTGCACTAATTCACTTTGGAAATATGCTGTGCTTTGGAGGCTCAGGCACCGAAGCCCCAT GGTTTTGACCTGGGAAGATGGGTATTGTGTTTATCCAATACCAAGAAAATCTGTGGAAAGTTTCTCAACTGATGTTTATTCTAACAGTGAGAATATCCCATCACACTTTGAAATGAGCATCCGTGATGGCCGTTATGGAGAAGGATACCCAATTGGCCTGTTAGTGGATCATATGCCGCATCTTAAATATGCATGGGGAGAGGG GTTTGTTGGTAAAGTAGCATATACGGGGAAGCATTGTTGGGTTTCCTATGATGATATTTTCGCTGGCAAAGCTAACTCGAAGTTAGTTCCCGAg TATCCGGAGGAATGGTTACTTCAGTTTGCATCAGGAATCAAG ACAATAGTGCTCGTACCTGTGCTTCCACATGGAGTTCTGCAGCTTGGTTCATTGGAGATG GTAGCTGAAGATTTGTCTATTCTTTCATGCATCAAAGATAGATTTGCCTGCAAGAACATTCACACCCAATTGACATCATCAGAAATATCAAGTCCTTTCGAGAAGTTAGTAGCGTCTTCAAGTGCATTGATGGGCCCACTGAACTCTAAAGATTCAAATGCTGTTAACAGTGTTGAACCAAATAAGCTTTTAGCTTTAGATCATATTGTGCCACTGTTAAGTATTCAGAATGAATTCAAGGTGCCTGGAATACTTCTCCCTGAGATTTTAGAAAGTGAGAGTGAGAATAGGATTAGTGTCCCACCAGTTAGCCTTAGTGAATTAGCGTCACCACTAAGCCAATCTGTAAGTGTTGATCAGCTTGCAATAGGGGAGAGTGAACTGTTTGGTTTCTATTGCCTTAAGGAGGAATTGCAAGCTTATCCTGAATGTAATGCTTACAGAGTGGGAGAGTGCGGAGAAATCTTAGATGAAGTTATGAATCCTTACCCTGCTGGATACTTTCTTGAACCACTTGATATTGATGATGCCGATTTCCTTAATTTTCCCAATGAATGTGAATTGCAGAAAGAACTAGGAGCAGCGTTTGAAAGACAGAGCTGTGAGTATTTGTGGGAGTCATCTTTTTTGAGTGAGGATCTATTTAGAGATCACGTTGATGGCATTGAGCCGTCATTGTCTGTAAGAGGAGGTGATGCAGAGTATCTGTTGCAAGCTGTGGTGGGCCATGTATATGATGGTTCTATTGATATTCCTAATAGATATACTCATCTCATGGCATCTACTGGACAGCTTCCTGTATCTTCTCGACCTCAAAGTGTAAAGAGTGATTCAACTCCATCGAGCAGACTTACATCTCCTTCTGTTGGTGGGGCCAAATGTAATGCTAGTTCTAAAATATTGACTTCTTTCAAGAGTACAGTAAGCATGTTAACTGATGCTGAGAATCTGAGAAAAGATGGCTATTACACACAAtctagaaaaggaaaaaagcaGTCCAGCGTCAGCAAAAAAAGGGCTAGACCTGGTGATAACCCAAGGCCAAGGCCAAGGCCAAGGGATAGGCAGATGATCCAGGATCGGCTTAAGGAGCTTCGAGAACTTGTTCCAAATGGTGCTAAG TATAGCATTGATGCTCTCTTGGACCAAACTGTTAAACACATGCTGTATTTGAGGAGTGTTACCAACCAAGCTGAGAAATTGAGGCAATGGGTGCATCGTGAG GAATTTCAAATTCACAGGTATCTGATCTCAAGAATACAAGGTCATCTCAAACCAAAGATGATTACCAAACTGGAACAAGCTGGGCTTTTGAGATTGGAGATGAACGGAAAGTATGCCCCATCGTTGTGGAAGATCTTCCATATCCAGGACACTTGCTCATAG